Within the Myxococcaceae bacterium JPH2 genome, the region ATCCGAGAAGCGAACCTCCTGCTTCTGCGGATGCACGTTGACGTCCACCGCGCGCGGATCCACGTCGATCTGCAGCACCACCACGGGCTGCCGCCCCGCGGGCAGGAAGTCCTGGTAGGGCCGCTGCACGCAGCTGATGAGGCCCCGGTCGCGCACATAGCGCCGGTTCACGAAGGTGTAGAGACCTCGCGCGTTGGGCAGCGTGTACTCGGGCGAGGCGATGTAGCCCGTGACAGTCACACCCAGTCGCCGCTCCTCCACGGGGAACAAGTGGGGATGCGACGCGGGGCCCAGCACCTCGGCGATGCGGTCGCGCGGGTCGCTGCCGGACGCGGCGCTGGTGAACAGCGCGTTGCCCTCGTGCGTGACGAAGATGGCCACGTCCGGGTAGGCGAGCGCCAGCCGCATGGCCGCTTCCTCGGCGTGCTTCAGCTCGGTGTCGCCCTTGCGCATGAACTTGCGGCGCGCGGGCACGTTGAAGAACAGGTCCTCCACGCTGATGACCGTGCCCACCCGAGGCGGCGCGTCCTCCACCACCGCCGGCCCGCCGCCTTCCACCGTCACGCGCGTGCCCACCAGCGCGCCCGGCTCCGCGGTGTGCAGCGTGAAGCGGGACACGGAGGCGATGGCCGGCACCGCCTCGCCGCGGAAGCCCATGGAGTCGATGCGGAACAGGTCGTCCAGCTCGCGCAGCTTGCTGGTGGCGTGGCGCTCCAGACAGAGCATGGCGTCCTCGCGACCCATGCCGTGGCCGTCATCCGAGACGGTGATGCGCCCCAACCCCCCGCCCTCCAGCTCCACGCGGATGGTCCGAGCCCCCGCGTCGATGGAGTTCTCGCACAGCTCCTTCACCACCGAGGCGGGTCGCTCGACCACCTCGCCGGCGGCAATCTTGTTGATGAGCACGTCGCTCAGGCGCGCGATGCGGGACATGGCAACTGGCCACCCTCCGCCACCCGGGCGACGTTGTCCAGCGCATCCATGACGCAGTGGGCTGACATTCCCGGGCGTCTGGGCTAACACCTGGACCCGCGTATGGACGTGACACGAGCAGACAAGGGCCCGATGCGCGTCGCCGTGACGGGCGCCAGCGGCGAATTCGGCAAGCTGCTGCTCCCGTTGCTGGAGCGCGACCCGAGCGTCGAGCGCATCGTCGTGCTCGATGTGGCGAAGCCCGCGGGCGACAAGGTCGAGTTCCACCGCGTGGACCTCACCCGGCACGACGCGGAGGGCGAGCTGACGGACGCCCTCAACGAGCACGCGGTGGACGCGCTCTACCACCTGGCGTTCCTCTTCGGCCCCATCCGCAGCGGCTCGATGGCGCACGAGTTGGAGGTCGTGGGCACCATGAACGTGCTCACGGCGGCCGGGCGCGCGCGGCTGCCTCGGCTGGTGGTGCCCTCGCTGACGGCCGCGTATGGCGCGCGGGGCAACAACCCCGCCCTGCTGCGCGAGGAAGCCCCGCTCCAGGGCTGCCCGCACAGTCGATTCATCAACGACAAGGTCGAAGTGGAGGGCCAGGTCATGGCCTTCCGCGAGCGGCACCCCGACACGCGCACGCTGGTGCTGCGCTTCGCGCCGCTGCTGGGGCGCGACGTGGACAACCCCGTCACGCGCTTGCTGTCGCGCGCGGTGGTGCCCACCCTGCTGGGGTACGATCCGCTGTGGCAGGCCCTGCACGCGGAGGACGCCGCGCGGGCGCTGCACCTGGCGCTGCGGGCGAACGCGTCGGGCGCGTTCAACATCGTGGGGCGAGGCGTGCTGCCGCTGTCCGGCCTCATCCGTCAGGCGGGTGCCCGCCCGCTCCCCCTGCCCGGCCCGATGTTCCGGGCCGCGCTTCACGCACTGGACATGGCAGGCGCGGCGACGTTGCCGGTGGCCCTGCTCGACTACATGCATTACTCCTGGGTCGCGGATGGAGAGCGCGCCGAGTCGGCGCTGGGCTTCGTCCCCGTCCACCACGTCAGGGATGCCGCTGCGGCGTTGAAGAGGAGCTGAGTCATGGCGAAGGGTGTCCTCGGGAATGATCCGTTCCAGCGCGGCGCGGCCTCCCGCCAGCCGGAGGCCACGGACGCACGCAAGCCCGCCGAGGAGAAGAAGCCCGCGGCGAAGAAGGCCAAGGCCTCGGGCAAGCCAACGAAGCAGGTCGCGGCCGCCAAGGCGACGAAGTCCCGTCAGCCCCCCGCGGCCTCCGCGAAGAAGGCCAGCGCGAAGGCGCGTGAGCAGTCCGCCCCGCCCGTCACTCCGGAGCCCGTCGCCGACGAGGCCCTGCCCCTGCGCGAGCCCGCGGCGCCCGTCACGCCTCGCAGCGCCCCGCCCGCCCGTCCCCCCGTGCTGGCGGACGACGCGGCCCAGCGCACCGAGGAGAATCGCCGGGTGGACCGCGCGCTGACGGAGGCGCTCGCCGCCGAGGTGGCCGAGGCCGCCGCGGCCGCCGCCGTGGACGAAGCGCTCCAGGGTCGCAAGGAAGCCAATCAGGACGTGGACCGCGTGCTGGCCACGGAGCTGGCGGCGGGCATGGCCGAGGCCGCCGTGCGCGAGGTGTTGGACCAGGACTCCGGCACGAGCCCGAACCGGGCCCGGGAGCTGGCGGCCACCGTCGCCGCCCAGGTCGCGGGCGCGGCGGGCGGGCCGGCGGTGGACGAGGTGCTGGAGCAGCACGCCGGCCGAGGCCCCCTGGAGCGTGGCGCCGACAGCCGCGCGCCGCTGGCGTCGGATGACTACGAGGGCCACCTCGAGGACGAAGACGACGAGGACGAGGGCGCGTGGGGTCACGACGCCTGGGGTCAGGACGCCGACGCGGACGAAGAAGAGCTGCTCCCCACGTCGGAGGAAGTCGCGGCGATGGAGGAGGAGCTGGAGCTGGCGGCCAGCGTCACGCGGGACGAGTTCCCATCGCAGCACCGCGCGGGCCTGTCCCTCGTGCCCCCCGTGGAGGGCGCGCAGACGGAGTCCTTCTCCGAGGGCGAGTTCGGCACCGAGCCGGAGCGTCCGCACACCTCCCGCGCGGGAGGAATGTTCGCGCTGGCCCGGGAGATCGCCGGACAGGCGCTCGCGAGCGAGGGACTGGGCCGCGCCATGGGCGCCATGCAGGGCCTCGTGGAAGCGGTGCGCACCGGGCTGGGCTCCAGCGGTGGCACGCGCGTGGACGAGTACGGCAAGGACGCCGCGCTGGTGGAGAACCTCCAGCCGGTGCTCGACTTCCTCTACGGCCCGTACTGGCGCGTGTCCGTGCAGGGCGCGGAGATGGTGCCCTCGGGCGCGGCCATCCTGGTGGCCAATCACTCCGGCGCCCTGCCCTATGACGGGCTCGTGTTGGCGCAGGCCATCACCCGGGAGCGCCCGGATCTGCGCGAGCCGCGCTGGCTCGTCGAGGATCAGGTCTTCCACGCGCCGATGCTGGGCACCCTGTTCAACCGGCTGGGCGCCGTGCGCGCCTGCCCGGAGAACGCGCTGCGCTTGCTCGATGAGCAGCGCCCCGTGGTCGTCTTCCCCGAGGGCTACCAGGGCCTGAGCAAGCCCTTCGCGGAGCGCTACCGCCTCAAGCGCTTCGGGCGCGGCGGCTTCGTGAAGCTGGCGCTGCGCACGGGGGCGCCCATCGTCCCGGTGGCCATCGTGGGCGCGGAGGAGACCTCACCGCTGCTGGGCCGCATCCCCGCCAGCTTCCTGGGCCTGCCCTACCTGCCGCTCATGCCCGGCCCGCTGCCGCTGCCCGCCAAGTGGAGCATCCGGTTCGGCGAGCCCATCGACCTGGGAGACCTGGCGCCCGAATCCGCCGAGGACCTGGGCGAGGTACAGCGCCTCACCGAGCGCACGCGCGAGTCCATCCAGGGGATGATCCAAGCCCTGCTGCGCGAGCGCCGCTCCGTGTTCGCGGGGTGAACGCTTCAGCCGCAGGAGCGGTTACGGCCGCCCTGCTTCGCCTCGTAGAGCCGCTCATCCGCCGCGCGCACCAGGTCCGTGGGCTCGCGGTGGTGCGGCTCCAGCACGGACACGCCCAGCGACACCGTGACGGGGATGGGCTGCTTGTCGAACTCGAAGCGCTGATGCTCCACCAGCAACCGCACCTTCTCGGCGAGCTGGCACGCGCCGCTCAGCGACACCTCCGGCAGGAGGATTCCGAACTCCTCGCCGCCGTAGCGCGCGAAGACGTCCTCGCGGCGAATCTTCGTGCGCACCGTGGAGGCCAGCTGCTTGAGCACCGAGTCCCCCGCCAGGTGGCCGAACGTGTCGTTCACCGCCTTGAAGTGGTCGATGTCCATCAACACCAGGGACAGCACGCGCTCGTAGCGCCGGCTGCGTGACAGCTCGCGCTCCAGCTGCTCGTCGAAGTAGCGGCGGTTGTAGATCTGCGTGAGGCCGTCCATCGTGGTCAGCCGGTAGATCTCGTCGTGGTACGCCGCCTCGATGTTGCCGCCCGCGATGTACTTGAAGATGGTGCGGCCAATCTTCACCAGGTCGCCGTTCCGCAGCTCTCGCGGCGTGGCCGCCGGCTCGTCGTTGATGAACGTCCCGTTCGTCGAGCCCAGGTCCTGGATGCGCACGCCGTCGCGCGTGTTGCGGATGCTCGCGTGGTTGCGGCTCACTGACTCCTGATCGATCTGGATGTCCGCCTTCGACGAGCGCCCGATGAGCGTCTCCTCGCGCGCCAGGTCGTGCTTGCGACCCAGGTCCAGGCCGTAGATGACCACCAGCGCCGCGTCCAGATTGACGGGCCGCTCGGAGATCTTGGAGATGACGGTGATCACCGTCTCCTTCTGCACCATACCGGGATTGACGCTATCACCCAGCAAATCTTGAAAGCGAGCCTCACCCCGCGCGTCGGGGAAAGGAGGAGGAGGCACTGGACGGACGACCCGCCACGTCATGGCCGTGCCTCCGGGCTCGAGGCGACGGGGACGAGGTCCTCGGAAGGAGTCCCCGCCGGGGCGACTCTCACCACGGTCGCGGTGATTCCATAGTCGAGCGTCGAGAGGGCCTGGGTGAGTTCAGAGAGGCGCTCCAGGTCGGAGCCATCCGCCTCGGCCAGCGAGGACGCACCCAGCGGCGCACCGTCCGGTCCACGCACGACCAGGGCATGCAGGGCGAAGTTCGCGGAACTGGCGGGCAAGTCCCCCCAGAACGTGCGGTCCTCGAACTCGGCGGGCGGGCGAGGCAGTCGGACGCCCTGGGCCGCGCGCCGCGGATCCATCAGCACCGTCCACCGATGGCCCGCGCGATTGGTGAAGACGGCTCGGAGCAACGTGGCCCCGACCACGGGCGTGCCCAGTCGCAGCTCGCGCGCTTCCAGGCCGCCGATCGTGTCGAGGGTGCCGTTGTAGAGCGCGCCCTCGGGTGGAGCGAGGAAGTCCATCCCCAGCGCCACCGGGCGAGCCCCCGAGGGATCGAACCGGGGCGCATCCAGCGAAGCCACCACCGTGCTGGTGGCGGATCCGACCGTGCTCTCTCCCAGCACGCCTCCGGACGAGGCCATGGCCACGAGCCGGTACGGCTGTCCCTCCAAACCGTGGTGCGCGGGCGCCATGCGCAGGCGCACCAGACCAGGGCCAGACAGTCCATCCTGGGTATCGGTGTTCGGGTCCGCCGGCGCGCGGTTCAGCGCCGCGCCCATTCCCATTGGCACCACGCCCCGCCCCGGCGCCGTCACCGTGGCGAGCGCGAACGCGCGGTCCAGATAGGCGCCGCGCACGCGAGGCAGCGGCGGGAAGCGCACCACGAAGGGGAAGGCCAGGGGCACCTGCTGGAAGGCGTACGACACCCGAGCGAAGTGCGACACATCGCTCATGTTGGGAGTCGCCGTGCCTGCCCCGGGCGTGGGCACGACCCGGAACTGCACGTCGCGCACCACGGTGGAGTGGAAGCGCGAGGGCGCAGGCAGCGCGCGGATGAGCAGCGCGAGCGGATCCGCCACCGGGCTCAGCATGCTCCCCAGCACCTCGGAACGCGGCACCTGCCCCGTCAGCGCCCAGCCGGTGCGCGTGCCACAGGCCCCCGCGCGGACCGCCTCCTCGGGGAACAGCACGCCGGCGAGGGATGCGTCGCACACGCCCGCGACACCTGGCGCGCTCAGCTCGGGGGACTCACCCGCGGCGGACATGACGAAGCCACCCTGAGGCAACGATTCGAGCGCGCTGCTCGTGCTGGCGCCTCGCGCGGGCCCCAGGAGCTGCACCGGATCCACCTCCGCGGGCAGCCCCGGCGCGGACAGCCCCGTCAGCCCCAGCGCCAGCAGCGGCGTCGCCTCCGCGAAGGGGAACACCACGTCGCGGACCACGCCCCGGGCCCCGCCATAGGTGTCGCGGGGGTTGCGTCGCAGCGGGAGCACCAGGTCGCGCAGCCCCTGCGTGTCGTAGCCCGCGACGGTCAGGTAGCCAAAATCCGGATGGAACGCGGACACCGTCACCTCGCCCGTGGCCGCCACCCACGTCAGGCCCGCCGCGTCCGTCGTCGCCCGATCCAGCTCACCGCCCTGCCCGTTCGACACGGACACCACGGCGCCGGGGATGGCGCGCCCCGTCAGCTCGTCGGCCACGCGCACGCGAATCCCACCGGTCGGAATCTTCGACGTCAGCACCGTGACGCGCGCGGAGCAGGAGGCCGAGCCCAGCGAGACGCCCACCGCCTCGGACTCGGCGCCCGGCGTGCCCAGCACGAAGGTCGCGGTCAGCCCCTGCCCTCCGCCCTGCACCCGCTCGGAGCGAGCCACCCAGGTGGGCGGCTCTCGCGGCACCACCGGCTGCCCCGCCGCGTCCAACACCCAGACCGAGAAGCGCACGGGCGTGCCCGGCCGGCCCACCACCACGTCGGGCACGACCTGGCACGTGGTCGCCAGCGAGAGGGCCGGCGCCGAGCCGCACTGACCATCGCGGCACACCTCGGACGGCAGCGGACAGTCGGCATCCACCGAGCACAGCGCGGCGACACAGCGGCTCGCGTCGCAGCGACACCCCAGGCGATTCGCCTCGCACTGGGGCAGGACCGCCTGGCCTCGGCGCTTCGCGCCACAGTCCGCGTCCACGCGGCACGCCGCCTCGCAGCGGGACACCGCCGTGTTGCAGATGAAGAGCGCGGGATCGCCACAGTCCTGATCCACCGAGCACGGGCCCCCGACCGGAGAGCCCCCGGGAACCTTGGGCGACCCCTCCTCCCCCGACGCACAGCCGAGTGAGAGGCACAGGACGACGAGGGCGACACCCGTGACGGGCGCCAGCAGGCGGAGCGGAGACATGGACGAGGTGGAGGGGGACACCAGTTGCGACATTACCGCTGGAACGGCCCGCGCGCGACGACCCTGGGAGGTGGCACACGCGCCTCCTGCGGTTGTCGGTTGGCTTTCGGGACTTCCCGTCCCATGATCGCGCCGGCATGGCCAGCAGCGAGCCGAAGTCCATCGAGAGCCTTCTTCCCCGAGTCCTGGCGCGCCTTGCCGGAGAGTCCGGACGCGCCCGTCCGTTGACCCCCGTCTGGACCGCGGCGGCGGGCCCCCACATCGCCCGCCACTGCACCCCGCATGTGCTGGAGGGCACCACCCTGGTGCTGACCGTGGCGAGCGCGGAGTGGGCCCAGGCACTCACCCGCGAGGCAGCGTCCCTGTGCGAGCGCCTGAATGAGCGGCTGGGCGAGGGCACGGTGACGGCGCTGGCATTCCGGCTGGAGCCGCGATGATCGCACTGGCGCTCTTGAGCGCGGTGCTCACCGCGGCGCCCGCGCCGGACACGCCGCAGGCGATGGAGGCACGCGCCTCCGCGCACGTGGTGACCGAGTTCGAGCGCATCGGTCGCCGGGCCCCCGTTCCCGACTCGAGCCTGGGCGCCGCGGCCCGCCGGCTCGCGCGCGAGGCCCTCACCCTCTACCCGTCGGGCGCGCCGGACCTGTTCACCCTCACGGACGCGGTCAGCGACTCGGGCGCGGCGGACCCATCACCGCGCACGCTCGTCATCCGAGCCTGGGCACACGCCCACGCCATCGAGACCTTCGAGGCGCGGCAGGACTTCAACGAGGAGCACGCCTCTCACTACGGCCTGGGCGTGGCCTTCGACGACGCGCGCGCCGTCATCGTCCTGCTGCTGGTGGACCGCAAGGTGGAGCTGCAGCCCTTCCCGCGAATCATCGCGGCGGACAAGGCCGCGCGCACGCTGTGCGCTCGCTGGAGCGTGCCGATGCGCACGCCCGAGATCTACATCACCCGCCCCGACGGAGAGGTGGAGCGCGCGAGCCTCATGCCCCGCGCGAGCAGCGGCCCCACGTTCTGCTCGCGCCTCACGTTCGACTCACCCGGCACCTACACCGTGGAGGTGGTGGGCAACGGCGACGCCGGCCCCGAGGTGGCGGCGCTGTTCCTCACCGACCTGGGGCCTCGCAAGCAGCGCGACGACCGCGAGCCCACCCGCGAGCCCACCACCGTCGAGGACGCTCGCCGAGTCCTGTACGAGCGGGTGAACGCCCTGCGCCGCGCGTTCCGACTGTCGGAGCTGACCCCGGACCCGGCGCTGGAGCAGGTGGCGCAGCGCTACAGCGCGCGCATGGGCCACGAGGGCTTCTTCGCGCACGTGGCGCCGGACGGCTCCTCGCTCACGTCGCGATTGCAGGGCTCGCGCTACGTCCGCGCGGGAGAGAACCTGGGCCAGGCCTCGGGACCTCTCGCGGCGCACTTCGGCATCGAGCACAGCCCGGGTCACCGCAAGAACCTGCTGGACCCCTCTTTCCACTTCATGGGCGTGGGCGTGACGTTCCAAGACCTCGGTGGGCGGAAGCAGGCCATCGTGACGGAGGTCTTCACCACGGCTTCGCCCGGCGCGCCGGAGCCGGTGGATCCGCTCGCGGACGCCTACGACACGCTCATGCGCCACCGCAGCGCGCTGAAGCTGCCCCCGATGGCGCGCAGCGAGGTGCTGGAGCGACTCGCACGGCAGCATGCCCAGCGCGCGCTGGAGCTGGACCAGCCCTCGGCCCAGCCAGGCGAGGCGCCCCTGCACGAGCGCGTCTTCGCGGTGCTCCCCGACGCGGGAACAGCGGCGGTGGACTTCTACGTGGTGGGAGATCCGAGCGCGATTCCAGACTCGCGAAGCCTCGCGGACGCGACCAACAACCGGGTCGGCGTGGGAGTGGTGCGAGGAGACTCGAAGCGCTTCGGGCGAGGTCAGTACTGGGTGGCCGTCATCTACGCCGCGGTGCCATGAGGCGACACGCGGCGCGGCACATCCCGCACGGCGACGGCGGGGGCACCCCTTCGTCAGCAAGGGTGTGCCCCGGCACCGTCAGGACGACGTGGCTAGATGCCGCGACGCTGCGTCGCGTAGGCTTCAATGCCCATCTGCGGCGGCGCCACCTGCTGGTTGAGCGGGCACTTCACACACGTGAAGGACTGCCAACCCCGTCGGACAGCTTCATCCAGACAGTTGTCATACTGATTGCAATTGAGATTGCGATGCGTCTCGACACCGGCGCGCTTCGGGCCGGCTTCGGGATTGATGGTCTGCGGCAGATCGGATGGACACGGCTTCATGGAGCCCTCCCTATGAGCAGTTTCCCCCCCCGAGCGCTGTGAACGAGCAGTGCTACCGACGACTTACCCGCCGGGGACACCGGCGGTCCGGAGTGGCGCGCAACAGCCACGCAACGTATTGATTCACCCTAGGTGACGCAACGGGTCGAGCTGTCCATCCCAAGTGCAGGTAATCGTCCGAACGTCTTCAGCGAATGGGACGCGTTTCCGACAGCAAGCTCGACCTGCCGGCGCGGGGATCTAGGTCTTGTCGAGCCGACTGTCAAACCACCCCGCCCATGGGCGGCGGGGAATGTCCATCGAAAACCTCTCGTTGGGTGGCCGCAAAGCCGCGTTGTGAAAGGAAGACTTACATGCGTTGGAGCGGGTTGGTGGCGGGGCTGGTGGCGACTACGGCCCTGGGGCAATCCCCTGCCACCTTGGAGGCAGTTCGCCTGCACCGACCTGACGCGGCGGCTGTGGCCCGGGCTGAACTGGACGCCTGTGTGACCGCCCGCTGCCCGGACGCGGGCCGGATGGCCTTGCTGGCCGGCACGCTCGCCCTCTCGGACGGCCGCGCGGCGGAAGCACGGGACCTGCTCGCGGCCCGGTCCCCGCCCGCCCTCCTGGCCCCCTTCCATGCCTTCTACCTGGGTCAGGCGCGCTTCTATTCGGGGGACCCCGCCGGCGCCGCGAAGGACTTCGAGCGCGCGCTGAAGGTCGCCCCGCCCGCCCTGGCGGCCCGCGCCCGTGCCCGCCTGGGCGAGGCCCTGCTGGATGCCGGACAGGCCGCGCGCGCCGCGCCGGTGCTGGAGTCCGCCGCCGCGGCGGAGCCCGGCCCGGAGCTGCTCTACGAGCGCGCCCAGGCCCGCCGCGCCATCGGCAACACCGCGGGCGAGCGCGCGGACCTGAAGTCCGTGGCGCTGCGCTATCCCAATCACCCCTACGCGGACCAGGCCCTCGTTCGCCTGGCGGAGTTCAAGCCCGCCACGCCCCTCAACCTCGCGGAGCACATGCAGCGCGCGAAGGGGCTCCTGGACGCCGGAGCGCCGGCGCGGGCCCTGGACGAGCTGACCGCCGCCGAGACCGCGCACCTGCTGACCGCCGCACCAGCGCGCGCCCAGGCCGCGCTGCTGCGCGCCCAGGCCAGCTTCGCGCTGGGCAAGCCCGCGGACGCGGAGCAGGCGCTCGCGGTGGCGCGCAAGGGCCCGCCCACGGTGGCCGCCGAGGCCGCGCTGGTCGTCGCCCGCCGCATGCTGCGCACAGATGACAACGTGCAGGCGCGCGCGCTCATGGCCGCGCTGGACAAGGGCTGGCCCACCCTGCCCGCGGGAGAAGAAGGCGGCTTCTTCACCGGCTGGTTGGACTTGCAAGGCGGGCGCTTCGCCGACGCGGCGAAGTCCTTCGCGGCCTACGAGAAGCGCTACCCGCGTTCGCGCCGACGCGACGAAGGCATGTGGTTCCGCGCCTTCGCGCACATCCGCCAGGAGCAGCACGCGGAGGCGCGCAAGGCGCTGGAGGCGCTCGTCGCGGCCTACCCCAAGTCCGCGCTGATGCCGCAGGCGCGCTACTGGCTGGCGCGCACGCAGGAGCTCGCCGGCGCGAACGCGGCGGTGGTCGGCCCGGCCTACGAGTCCGTCATCGCGGCGGCGCCCGCGTCGTTCTACGCGCTGCTCGCCACCGAGCGCCTGCGCGCGCTCGGTCGCACGCCCCCAGCGGCCTTCCCCGAGCCACCGCGCCAGCTCACCGTGCCCCGCCCTCCGGAGCTGGAGCTGGCCGTGGCGCTGACGGAGGCGGGACTCTTCCGAGATGCGGCGGACGAGGTGCGCGTGCGCGCGGCGGGACTTCGCACGGCGGACGAGGCCCTGCCCTTCGTCCACGCCTTGCTCCAACTCGGCGAGTTCGGCCACGCGCACACGGTGGCCGCTCGCTACCTGTGGGGCCGCGCCTTCGGTGCGCGCGAGCCCGATGCGCTCGCGGCCTTCTATCCCCGCGCGTTCGCTTCGGCGGTGGAGGCGGAGGCGACGCGGCAGTCGCTGGATCCGTTCCTCGTGTGGGCCATCATGCGGCGCGAGAGCACGTTCCGTCCGGAAGTCATGAGCGCGGCGGATGCGCGCGGGCTGATGCAGATCATCCCGCCCACCGCCACCGCCATCGCCCTGAAGATGGCGGAGCCCGCGCCCGCGCCCGCCGACCTCTTCGCTCCCGAGCGCAACATCCGCTACGGCGCGTGGTACCTGGCGCAGCTCATGAAGCGCTTCGCGCACCCGGCCCTGGCCGCCGCCGCGTACAACGCGGGCCCCAAGGCCGCCGCGAAGTGGGTGCAGGAGAAGGGCTCGCTGCCGTTGGATCTCTTCGTCGAGTCCATCCCGTTCCGGGAGACGCGCGGCTACGTGAAGCAGGTGATGGCGGACCTGTTCCTCTACCACGCGTTCTACGGCTCGGATGCGGCGGGCACCACGCGACTGTCGCTCGCGGTGCCCGCGGCGTCCGCGGAAGGCGTGAGCTTCTGAGCGCTCAGCGCGCCGGAGCGCGCGAGCCCATGCGCTGGCGGATCTCCTCCTCCAGCGTCTGCACGACCTCGGAGAGAGGCAGCGCGCTGGAGTCCACGCGCACCGCGTCGTCCGCGGCCTTCAGCGGCGCCACCGTGCGCGCGGAGTCCGCGGCATCGCGCCGCGTCTGATCCGACAGCACATCCTCCAGGCTGCTCTCCACGCCCTTCTCGAAGAGTTCCTCGAAGCGGCGACGCGCGCGCACATCCGGGTTGGCTTCCAGGAAGAACTTGGCGTCAGCGTCCGGGAACACCACCGTCCCGATGTCGCGCCCCTCGAGGATGGCGCCCACCTGGGCCTCCAGCGCCAGGCGACGCTGGAGCTGCAAGAGCCCCGCGCGCACCACGGGCCGGCTGGACACCTGCGACGCCCCCATGGAGACCTCCGGCGTGCGGATCTCCCCGGAGACGTCCTGGCCACCCAGGAACACGTGGTTCTCTTCGCCCTGCACCTGGAAGTGGATGCGCACGCGTGAGAGCAGGGCCTCCAGGCCCGCGTCGTCGTCGAACGCCAGCCCCTCGCGACGGGCCATCAGCGCCACGCAGCGATAGATGGCCCCTGTGTCGACGAGCGCGAAGCCCAGCCGACGCGCCAGGATCTTCGACACCGTCGACTTGCCCGCGCCCGCGGGCCCATCGATGGCGACGATGAATGGCCGCCCGCTCAAGACAGGCTCTCCCGCAGCGCCTTCACGCACCGCTCGTTCTCCGCTGGCGTGCCCACGCTGATCCGCAGACACGTGGGGAAGCCGTTGCCCGCCATGGGGCGCACGATGACGCCCCGGCGCAGGAGCTGCTCGTACAGCTCGAGCGCCGGCCGGTGGAAGTCCGCGAACACGAAGTTGGCGTGGCTGCGCGTCAGGGTGATGCCCAGCGGCGGCAGCTCCTTCTCGAAGTAGCGCAGGCCCGCGAGGTTGTTCTCGCGCGTGCGCCGCACGTGCTCGGTGTCGCCCAGCGCGGCGATGCCGCCCGCCTGCGCCACCACCGTGAGGTTGAACGGCATGCGCGTGCGCTGGACGTACGTGGCCAGCCCCGCGTCCATCACGCCGAAGCCCAGCCGCACCCCCGCGAGCCCGTAGATCTTGCTGAAGGTCCGCAGCGCCACGAGGTTGCGATGGCGCGGGAACAACTCCACCGCGCTCACATAGTCGGGCCAATCCACGAACTCGGCGTAGGCCTCGTCATGGATGACGAGCACCTCCGGCGGCACCGCGGCCAGGAAGTCCTCCAGGGCCTTGCGCCCGAAGGCGGTGCCCGTGGGGTTGTCCGGGTTGGCCAGGAACACCATGCGCGTGCGCGGCGTAATCGCGCGCGCCATGGCCTCCAGGTCATACGCGTAGCCCGCGCGCATCGGCACCTCGACGAACGGGCGACCGTGCGCCTGCGCGGAGATGCGGTACGCGGGGAACGAGCTCTGGCACAGGAGGACCTCGTCCTCCGGCGTGGTGAAGGTGCGCAGCAGCAGCTCGATGAGCTCGTTGGAGCCACACCCCAGGACGACCTCCTCGGGCTTCACGCCCACGTGCGCGGCCAGCTGGCGCACGAGGTGGAAGCTGGTGGCA harbors:
- the mutL gene encoding DNA mismatch repair endonuclease MutL — encoded protein: MSRIARLSDVLINKIAAGEVVERPASVVKELCENSIDAGARTIRVELEGGGLGRITVSDDGHGMGREDAMLCLERHATSKLRELDDLFRIDSMGFRGEAVPAIASVSRFTLHTAEPGALVGTRVTVEGGGPAVVEDAPPRVGTVISVEDLFFNVPARRKFMRKGDTELKHAEEAAMRLALAYPDVAIFVTHEGNALFTSAASGSDPRDRIAEVLGPASHPHLFPVEERRLGVTVTGYIASPEYTLPNARGLYTFVNRRYVRDRGLISCVQRPYQDFLPAGRQPVVVLQIDVDPRAVDVNVHPQKQEVRFSDARGVQDTIGAALTRVLRAAPWLGAAGQEGAAQPQDAAHYALAVERFLTRAQEATWGAPLPTVMDAPSGTPGSSPPQPSPFVGGLGGLPLGRVPAFGEAQPQLNEAPPPGYFGALRPLGLLGGRFHVCEGSGGTLVVLDPHAALERARLTSYLRLLDTAKPPAPSLFGTTVDLSLAAARSLVEGREALARLGVEVEPFGGTAVALKTVPPGLEGTDPRALLEALARALPPPGAELDAVSLAEAVRVMACHAARRATTTPLTDAQLRALLGELDKADFTPPCTHGTVVVLEMPLLELERRAR
- a CDS encoding acyltransferase family protein — translated: MAKGVLGNDPFQRGAASRQPEATDARKPAEEKKPAAKKAKASGKPTKQVAAAKATKSRQPPAASAKKASAKAREQSAPPVTPEPVADEALPLREPAAPVTPRSAPPARPPVLADDAAQRTEENRRVDRALTEALAAEVAEAAAAAAVDEALQGRKEANQDVDRVLATELAAGMAEAAVREVLDQDSGTSPNRARELAATVAAQVAGAAGGPAVDEVLEQHAGRGPLERGADSRAPLASDDYEGHLEDEDDEDEGAWGHDAWGQDADADEEELLPTSEEVAAMEEELELAASVTRDEFPSQHRAGLSLVPPVEGAQTESFSEGEFGTEPERPHTSRAGGMFALAREIAGQALASEGLGRAMGAMQGLVEAVRTGLGSSGGTRVDEYGKDAALVENLQPVLDFLYGPYWRVSVQGAEMVPSGAAILVANHSGALPYDGLVLAQAITRERPDLREPRWLVEDQVFHAPMLGTLFNRLGAVRACPENALRLLDEQRPVVVFPEGYQGLSKPFAERYRLKRFGRGGFVKLALRTGAPIVPVAIVGAEETSPLLGRIPASFLGLPYLPLMPGPLPLPAKWSIRFGEPIDLGDLAPESAEDLGEVQRLTERTRESIQGMIQALLRERRSVFAG
- a CDS encoding GGDEF domain-containing protein, translated to MQKETVITVISKISERPVNLDAALVVIYGLDLGRKHDLAREETLIGRSSKADIQIDQESVSRNHASIRNTRDGVRIQDLGSTNGTFINDEPAATPRELRNGDLVKIGRTIFKYIAGGNIEAAYHDEIYRLTTMDGLTQIYNRRYFDEQLERELSRSRRYERVLSLVLMDIDHFKAVNDTFGHLAGDSVLKQLASTVRTKIRREDVFARYGGEEFGILLPEVSLSGACQLAEKVRLLVEHQRFEFDKQPIPVTVSLGVSVLEPHHREPTDLVRAADERLYEAKQGGRNRSCG
- a CDS encoding SDR family oxidoreductase, with the translated sequence MDVTRADKGPMRVAVTGASGEFGKLLLPLLERDPSVERIVVLDVAKPAGDKVEFHRVDLTRHDAEGELTDALNEHAVDALYHLAFLFGPIRSGSMAHELEVVGTMNVLTAAGRARLPRLVVPSLTAAYGARGNNPALLREEAPLQGCPHSRFINDKVEVEGQVMAFRERHPDTRTLVLRFAPLLGRDVDNPVTRLLSRAVVPTLLGYDPLWQALHAEDAARALHLALRANASGAFNIVGRGVLPLSGLIRQAGARPLPLPGPMFRAALHALDMAGAATLPVALLDYMHYSWVADGERAESALGFVPVHHVRDAAAALKRS